Proteins encoded by one window of Panicum virgatum strain AP13 chromosome 7N, P.virgatum_v5, whole genome shotgun sequence:
- the LOC120683805 gene encoding (+)-neomenthol dehydrogenase-like isoform X1 — protein sequence MVGAISSPANTSSRVAVVTGGNKGIGLEVCRQLAGAGVTVVLTARDEARGAAAVEKLRELGLPDVLFHQLDITDAPSIARLADFLETRFGKLDILVNNAALGAVEYVHDTDYGSVTSKEKEKLSDMDMDQRLGWLWENSRETYDTARKGLQTNYYGTKQVIEACLPLLKASSDGRIVNVSSHFGQLRLFRNEELKRELNDIDSLTQERLDELLDMFLEDFEADAVDSRGWPKYFSAYKVAKAAMNAYSRILAREHPELCVNCVHPGYVRTDMTIHSGLLTPEEGGSRVAAAALLPEGGVTGAFFENFEESSFV from the exons ATGGTGGGCGCCATCTCCAGTCCGGCGAACACTAGCAG CAGGGTCGCCGTGGTCACCGGCGGGAACAAAGGGATCGGGCTGGAGGTGTGCcggcagctcgccggcgccggcgtcacCGTCGTCTTGACGGCCAGGGACGAGGcgaggggcgcggcggccgttGAGAAGCTCAGGGAGCTGGGGCTCCCCGACGTCCTTTTCCATCAACTGGACATCACCGATGCTCCGAGCATCGCTCGACTGGCTGATTTCCTGGAGACCCGTTTTGGGAAGCTGGACATCCTG gtAAATAATGCAGCACTTGGTGCGGTTGAGTATGTTCATGACACGGACTATGGATCAGTAACGagcaaggaaaaggaaaag CTCAGTGACATGGATATGGATCAGAGGCTGGGATGGTTGTGGGAAAACAGCCGGGAGACTTACGACACTGCAAGGAAAGGTCTGCAGACAAACTACTACGGCACAAAGCAAGTGATCGAGGCCTGTCTGCCTCTGCTGAAAGCCTCCTCCGATGGAAGGATCGTTAACGTCTCCTCCCACTTCGGTCAGCTAAGG CTTTTCAGAAACGAGGAGCTAAAGCGGGAGCTAAACGACATTGATAGCCTCACCCAGGAGAGGCTGGATGAGCTGCTGGACATGTTCCTAGAAGATTTCGAGGCCGACGCGGTGGATTCGCGCGGCTGGCCGAAATACTTCTCCGCGTACAAGGTTGCCAAGGCGGCCATGAACGCCTACTCGAGGATCCTGGCGAGGGAGCACCCCGAGCTGTGCGTCAACTGCGTGCACCCTGGCTATGTTAGAACCGACATGACCATACACTCGGGGTTGCTGACACCCGAGGAAGGCGGGagcagggtggcggcggcggcgctgctgccggAGGGCGGCGTGACCGGCGCGTTCTTTGAAAACTTCGAGGAGTCGTCGTTCGTCTGA
- the LOC120683805 gene encoding (+)-neomenthol dehydrogenase-like isoform X2 — translation MVGAISSPANTSRVAVVTGGNKGIGLEVCRQLAGAGVTVVLTARDEARGAAAVEKLRELGLPDVLFHQLDITDAPSIARLADFLETRFGKLDILVNNAALGAVEYVHDTDYGSVTSKEKEKLSDMDMDQRLGWLWENSRETYDTARKGLQTNYYGTKQVIEACLPLLKASSDGRIVNVSSHFGQLRLFRNEELKRELNDIDSLTQERLDELLDMFLEDFEADAVDSRGWPKYFSAYKVAKAAMNAYSRILAREHPELCVNCVHPGYVRTDMTIHSGLLTPEEGGSRVAAAALLPEGGVTGAFFENFEESSFV, via the exons ATGGTGGGCGCCATCTCCAGTCCGGCGAACACTAGCAG GGTCGCCGTGGTCACCGGCGGGAACAAAGGGATCGGGCTGGAGGTGTGCcggcagctcgccggcgccggcgtcacCGTCGTCTTGACGGCCAGGGACGAGGcgaggggcgcggcggccgttGAGAAGCTCAGGGAGCTGGGGCTCCCCGACGTCCTTTTCCATCAACTGGACATCACCGATGCTCCGAGCATCGCTCGACTGGCTGATTTCCTGGAGACCCGTTTTGGGAAGCTGGACATCCTG gtAAATAATGCAGCACTTGGTGCGGTTGAGTATGTTCATGACACGGACTATGGATCAGTAACGagcaaggaaaaggaaaag CTCAGTGACATGGATATGGATCAGAGGCTGGGATGGTTGTGGGAAAACAGCCGGGAGACTTACGACACTGCAAGGAAAGGTCTGCAGACAAACTACTACGGCACAAAGCAAGTGATCGAGGCCTGTCTGCCTCTGCTGAAAGCCTCCTCCGATGGAAGGATCGTTAACGTCTCCTCCCACTTCGGTCAGCTAAGG CTTTTCAGAAACGAGGAGCTAAAGCGGGAGCTAAACGACATTGATAGCCTCACCCAGGAGAGGCTGGATGAGCTGCTGGACATGTTCCTAGAAGATTTCGAGGCCGACGCGGTGGATTCGCGCGGCTGGCCGAAATACTTCTCCGCGTACAAGGTTGCCAAGGCGGCCATGAACGCCTACTCGAGGATCCTGGCGAGGGAGCACCCCGAGCTGTGCGTCAACTGCGTGCACCCTGGCTATGTTAGAACCGACATGACCATACACTCGGGGTTGCTGACACCCGAGGAAGGCGGGagcagggtggcggcggcggcgctgctgccggAGGGCGGCGTGACCGGCGCGTTCTTTGAAAACTTCGAGGAGTCGTCGTTCGTCTGA